AGTTGTGAAAGACGGAGCGCAGGAATGCCGGAACACATGACGGCGTTCCGCTCGGCAGGCAGGAATGCCGGACGGCATGAAAGCTATCCGGTAGCCATTCCATCGGGCAGGACGACTGGCAAGCCATCGGTCTTGCCCGTGCGAGAGCCGGAATGACGGCACGGCTGACTGAACGAATGACGGCAAGCCCGACAGACGGGATTGTATCAAGACTGCCGGAGAGTGTGCAGGGATGTGGAGTTGCTACCTTTAAAGCGAGACAGATTTAGACAGTAATTTTAAATTTGTAGAAATGCATAGAAAATTTGATGATTCGTTTAAGATAATGGCGGTCGATTTGAGCGTTGTTAAGGGATCTGTAGCCGATGTAGCTAAGGAATTAGACATAGACCCCAGTTTACTGAGTAAATGGCGTAGAAATCCACGTTATAATGGGAATAAGGTTTTACCTGACAATCCCAAGATCAGTCCGGAGGAGCAGGAGTTAAGGATTTTACGCAAGAAATTAAGAGATACAGAATTAGAACGCGATATCTTAAAAAAGGCCATAGCCATCTTCTCCAGGGGAGACGGTCCATATACCGGTTCATAAAGGAGAACCGAGAAGTATATTCCGTAGAGAAGATGTGCGAAGTATTGAACGTTAGCAGCAGTTGTTTTTACCGTTGGCTGGTTTGGCCCGAATCCCCCAGGGAACAACGCAGTAAAGCACTTGTGGATAAAATACAGCAGGTACACAGTGACAGTAAGTATATCTATGGCAGCCCACGGATAACCGCAGAGCTGCACAAAAAAGGTGAAATGGTATCAAGAAGCTACGTAGCAAGATTGATGAAGAAACATGGGATACGAAGTAAGGTTAAGAAAAAATATAGGGTGACCACAGATTCGAGCCATAGTTATAGGATAGCTGAAAATCTCCTCCAAAGAGATTTTTCAGCGGATTCCCTATCGCAAAAATGGGTTAGCGACATTACTTACATCCATACCGGCAAAGGGTGGCTTTATCTAACAACGGTTATCGATCTGGCGGACAGAAAAGTCATTGGATGGTCTTTAAGCACCGATATGACGACTAAAAACACTTCTGTACAAGCCATCAAAATGGCTATTAGAAACCGAGGTATCAAAGATGGTCTTATCTTCCATTCGGATAGAGGGATCCAATATGCCTGCGATGAATTCAGGAGGGTAATTGTAAAAAACAAGATACTTCAAAGCATGAGTAGGAAGGCCAATTGCTGGGACAATGCAGTAGCTGAGAGCTTTTTCAAGACACTAAAGGCTGAAATGATCTACCATAGAAAATTCATCGATCAGCAATCGGCTAAATTGGAGATCTTTGGATATATTGAAGGTTTTTATAATACCAAAAGAACACATTCTGCCCTGGGATATAAAACCCCTAAGCAGATCGAAGAGATGCTATTGGAAAAAGAGAAAATGGCAGCATAAAAAAGTCTCCTATTTTAAGTTGCAATTCCAGTGCGGAGTACACCCATCAGTTTTCCGGTTACAGGGATGTACAGATACCGCTCGAAACCTACACGGGCGAGGTGGGTTACAGTCTTCAGCTATTGGGCGATGCGAGAAAGACCGTCACGCTGAATGCAGGGCTTACAGCCGTGGCAGGTTACGAAACCATCAACCGGAGCGAAGCCATGTTACCGGATGGCTCGACCATCCTCGACAAAGACAATTTTGTCTATGGTACGGGCGGACGGCTCACGCTCGAAACGTACCTGTCCGACCGCTTTGTCCTGCTCCTGCAAGGTCGGACAAAAGTATTATGGGGTACGGATTTGAAACAGTTCCGTCCATCGGCAGGGATTGGACTAAGGTTTAACTTTTAAAATTGATTTACGATGAAAATATTAATCAGAAAGTACGGGCTACATTTGCAGGCAATGTTCCTGCTCTTGGCGATGTTGGTCTGCTCCGTAGTGCTGACCTCGTGTGAAAAAGACGACCTCGATATACAACAGAATTACCCTTTTGAGGTACAGGTGATGCCTGTACCCAAAGAGGTAGCGAACGGGCAGACCGTTGAAATACGGATTACCGTTCAACGGTCGGGCAATTTCAATGATGCGAAATACTTTATCCGCTATTTCCAGTTTGACGGACAGGGAACATTGCGGTATTACAGCGAACCGCCGTATATGCCCAATGATGTGTACCTATTGCCACAGACACAATTTAGGCTGTATTACACCTCGCAATCCACCGTATCACAGTCGTTTGATATTTGGATTTCGGATAACTTCGGGAACGAAAAACAGGTTAGCTTTCAGTTTAACAGTAGGGATTGACACTATAAATCCTGTCCGATGTGGACAGGATTTTTTCATTTTTGAAGTCTCTTATTTTCATGTTTTTTCGTAAATTCAAACAGTGGAAACAAATAGCTTATCGTTATGACTTCATCATTGGTAATAGGTATAATATTTTTGGTTTTGGGCTTGGGTCTACGTTACTGGATTAACCGCAGGAAGTTTTACAGGCGTAGCATGACCGGAGCGGAGGGATTTTCAAGTTATGAAAAGTCGGTTGCCATCAAGTTTATGGAACGTGTCGGCAAATGGATAGCCTACGCTTTGATTATTTTTGGAGTATTGTCGTTATGGGTTTATTCACGAGAGAAAAAAGAAACGACATCGCCAACGACTGAAATACAAAACCCACGATAGGCAACAATATAGTTATAAAGGAAACGGTACAGGTCTTTGTCGTCTGTACCGTTTTTTTGTACCGAATATTAGCCATGTTAAATACAAAATCAAGTGATAAGGGAATATTGCGTAAGAAAATCTACATTGCTATCTTTGCTAATAGAAAATATTGAATGCTTAAAGTGTTTTTGCTTTAAGTCTTGGTACTGAAAACTGGTAATTTTTATATCTCCGAGACAATAAGTAAGAACGCTCACGCCATAGGCGTGGGCGCTCGCTTATTTGGAGATAAGGTATACCAGTACCCCAGTATCGAGTAAGTGTAGTTGCCTGCGCTTTTTTTATTGCAGGTTTCGCTACTTTTAAAACAGATATTATGGATGCTGGAAAAGAAAACAAAAACAAAGTCTGTGTAGCGGTCATAGATAGCCATGCACAGCTTCGGGAGATGCCCGTAAAACAACTTGAAAATTCGGGTTATACGGTATTGTTCCAATCGGGTTACGGGCAGGATGCTCTACAAAAAATAAAAGAGGGTGGCAAGTTGCCGGATGTCTGTCTCATTGAGGAAGACTTTGCCACGGCTAAACTTTTGCTTGAAAAGCATCCCGATTTGAAAGTATTATTTTCCAGTACGAACGATAATGAGGAAAGCGTAACGGATATGCTGAAAACAGGTGTTTCGGGCTATATACTGAAATATGCTGACCCCGATGAATTGCTGACAGCCGTTAAGGTATTGAGCGAAAACAAAAAATATTTCAGTGTCGGGATTAGTAGGATAGCAACGAAATATTTTAAAAATCAATCACAATCTTAGGTTTCTTTGCTACTTTCTTTTTCGTCTCAACTCATGAAAGAAAGTAGTCTAATCCGAATACAACCTATTTGGAAAATGCAGGGTAAGGAACGGGGAAGCGGAAGCATTTAACAAAGGGGTTGTTCCGCTTTCCGAAAAAAGACGGTCCCGACCATCGGGAGGATCTGTCTTTTTGCCCATCCAATTTTTGAGGCAAAAAAACGGGAACGGCGTACCGCTCCCGAAATTCTAATCGTGTATATAGCTACAACTTTAAAATCGGCTTATTACTGCCCCTGTCATAGTTGATTTTGTACCCGTTGGACTGGATGACACCCTCTAATAAATTCCTCGCCTGTGTGGCATCCCAATCGTCAATTTTGGTCATGCCCATATAATGCAGTTTTTCAAACTGCTTCACCATTCGGGCAATAATGCTCAATGCCCTGTATTCCGTTTTATCCGCAAGATTGCTCATTTTCCTTTGATTTTAGTTGTACCAATTTTTTGTATATATCACGCCAATAGGCTTGCCTTTCCTTATCGCTCTCCACTGGTGGGATATGGTGCATATCCTTAAAATTTTCTGCCTGTGCAATGGCTTTATCAAGGTCGGTTACTTCTTTTCTCTGACCGTATAAATCTGAAATGTACATTTGTCTATTGGTTTAAGTCCGTTACAATCATTTTATCATGCCCGAATAGCAAGTGTATAGCCTCTTTTAGCTTCGGGCTACATTCTTCCCTGTCTGCATACTCAACAAGGCAGTTTATTAGAAATATGGCATTGTGACCGTCAAATAACTGGTCAGAAAATACCCGTGTGCTACGGTGTAACATGACGTTATACCGCTTTAAAACCTGTTCGGTATTACTGACCAAGCTAAACCAATAATCAGCGGTTAAAAATGTTCTTTTAGCCCAAATACTGCGTATATATTCCTCCTGCGCTCTGAAACGTTCCGTTTCCTGCTGTACAAAGAGGGTCAAATCTTTAAGGTTTTCGGGGAATAGCTTAGCAAGCAAATACCCTCTTTCAACGTTGTTCATTTCGTTCAATGCTTTCATGTCTTTATACTTTTTTAGTGTCAATCTTCTTCAATTTTATAATGGCACATTCGGGGCAATGCTCGGCGGTGGTTATCTGTTGTATTGCGCCCCTTTCACCGCTTAGCGATACTACTTTTACCCGTATCATGCCCGTATCATGTTTTAGGGTCGCTCTATAAGTTTCTATTATCATGGTTTTGATTTTTGATAGGCGACCACCTTTGCAGGCGGTCGCCTGTGGGTTAGCAATTATAAAATACGTGACCGCTATTGCTCCAATAGTCACCGCTAAACAGGTCACGGGCATAAGCCTCATAATCGAAGTACGTTTTTGCAAATTCGGGCAAGTCCATTTGCTCTACCTGTTCATAGGCAAAATCTTCCTCGTCCTTGTATTCCCCTATATAGTCATCGTCAAAGTCGCTTATTAGGTCGTCAATATCGCCCTCGGATAGCTTACGGTGTCCATTGTCGCACCATATTAGAAATGCCTCTTTTCGGGTTTCGTCCATATCTTCCAAAGCCTCCAAAACCTCAATTATGCTATCGTTTATCCAACTTTCGCCGATTAAGCCGTTCGGGATGTTTTCGTAGTCTTGAAACATAAATTCGGGGTCTTCCTCGTCATCGTGCAACTCCCTGCAAGCGGTGTAAAATTCTTCCTTGTCCGCATAATCGGATAGCGTTAGCCACTTCCCAAAGATTGAACCGTCATTATATTTTGCGTATGTGCCGACATATACCCTTGCTTCCGATGTGTTTGTTTGATGTGTCATTTCTTTACTGTTTTGAATTAATTTTTTTGATTTATTCGGCAATGAGAGGTGGTGCTGTTGTTTTGTTTCAATACCATTTCCAATGCTTATTTTCCTCATGCCTGACATTTTTTTTATTCGTGTAAAGAGCCGGAGTAT
This Olivibacter sp. SDN3 DNA region includes the following protein-coding sequences:
- a CDS encoding transposase, producing the protein MHRKFDDSFKIMAVDLSVVKGSVADVAKELDIDPSLLSKWRRNPRYNGNKVLPDNPKISPEEQELRILRKKLRDTELERDILKKAIAIFSRGDGPYTGS
- a CDS encoding IS3 family transposase, with the protein product MRTRYLKKGHSHLLQGRRSIYRFIKENREVYSVEKMCEVLNVSSSCFYRWLVWPESPREQRSKALVDKIQQVHSDSKYIYGSPRITAELHKKGEMVSRSYVARLMKKHGIRSKVKKKYRVTTDSSHSYRIAENLLQRDFSADSLSQKWVSDITYIHTGKGWLYLTTVIDLADRKVIGWSLSTDMTTKNTSVQAIKMAIRNRGIKDGLIFHSDRGIQYACDEFRRVIVKNKILQSMSRKANCWDNAVAESFFKTLKAEMIYHRKFIDQQSAKLEIFGYIEGFYNTKRTHSALGYKTPKQIEEMLLEKEKMAA
- a CDS encoding conjugal transfer protein TraO, whose amino-acid sequence is MLSCNSSAEYTHQFSGYRDVQIPLETYTGEVGYSLQLLGDARKTVTLNAGLTAVAGYETINRSEAMLPDGSTILDKDNFVYGTGGRLTLETYLSDRFVLLLQGRTKVLWGTDLKQFRPSAGIGLRFNF
- a CDS encoding DUF3872 domain-containing protein, coding for MFLLLAMLVCSVVLTSCEKDDLDIQQNYPFEVQVMPVPKEVANGQTVEIRITVQRSGNFNDAKYFIRYFQFDGQGTLRYYSEPPYMPNDVYLLPQTQFRLYYTSQSTVSQSFDIWISDNFGNEKQVSFQFNSRD
- a CDS encoding molybdenum ABC transporter permease — its product is MTSSLVIGIIFLVLGLGLRYWINRRKFYRRSMTGAEGFSSYEKSVAIKFMERVGKWIAYALIIFGVLSLWVYSREKKETTSPTTEIQNPR
- a CDS encoding response regulator transcription factor, producing MDAGKENKNKVCVAVIDSHAQLREMPVKQLENSGYTVLFQSGYGQDALQKIKEGGKLPDVCLIEEDFATAKLLLEKHPDLKVLFSSTNDNEESVTDMLKTGVSGYILKYADPDELLTAVKVLSENKKYFSVGISRIATKYFKNQSQS
- a CDS encoding 3-isopropylmalate dehydratase: MYISDLYGQRKEVTDLDKAIAQAENFKDMHHIPPVESDKERQAYWRDIYKKLVQLKSKENEQSCG
- a CDS encoding antirestriction protein ArdA, with amino-acid sequence MRKISIGNGIETKQQHHLSLPNKSKKLIQNSKEMTHQTNTSEARVYVGTYAKYNDGSIFGKWLTLSDYADKEEFYTACRELHDDEEDPEFMFQDYENIPNGLIGESWINDSIIEVLEALEDMDETRKEAFLIWCDNGHRKLSEGDIDDLISDFDDDYIGEYKDEEDFAYEQVEQMDLPEFAKTYFDYEAYARDLFSGDYWSNSGHVFYNC